DNA sequence from the Anser cygnoides isolate HZ-2024a breed goose chromosome 22, Taihu_goose_T2T_genome, whole genome shotgun sequence genome:
ggggggggggggatgagagGCTCAGCCTGTCGACTGATGTCAGAAGGTATCCTTCGTGACAGTATCTCCCCCAACATTCCCTTTCTCTTAAGCCAATtgatattattttctatcttttaggtggagcttgagtgactccagTCATGCGTATCTTGGTTGTGATTGGTAGAAATTACCTCGCTTGCGTTTAAAGGTacaggctccgagaaattcagaggatgtgctcagtgaggggtggttgcaccttggaggcgggtagcttttgggatggaggggTGCTTATAATGCCTAGTCATttaaggcaattactccacaaggagaagcaaggaagagaagggataaaagggaaaaaacaagaaggagaaaaccagctccagactgacctatagtaaccttttgctcattaagggtcattaaGGGTTAACACATTAGAAATCACACCTGTCAAAATGCTAATCCTTGCTAATGTGGGATTCGGTGTgtgtccccctcctcctgtaccccctcccccccggtgTTCCTCTGTAATGCGCAAGCTCAGTAGAGATAAGTTAGGTGAGCTGTAATAACCAATCAAAAGGAGCCAAAGAGAGAGTTTTCACAAATTTCCTGTGTATGAATGACGGTGATtcgagtcagaggtgtgcttgctttgtgaAAGATAGCCAAGtacctgactctgcagagttctgtaattaattatgtaattaaaagaccttGGTGTGCATTCCAACTCTGGGTGAATAATTGGCGCGGTGCACTGGGCACGAACCTGCGGATAACATCTGTACTCAGTGTGATGCCTACAGACAATCCTTTACTGTTGGgacctgcatatttttctgtgcgTTCAACACAAACCCTTTGGCACAACTAGTTCCCTACGTAGCTGCCAGTTCACCACTCAGTTGcacttctgaagaggaaaagctatttccatCTAATGTAGGAGCACATACTCTAAATGCAAGCTTCACTCAGCTGGTCATTTACTGCAGGAcaagatttgaaaactgttgtggagattctgttgggttttctgcttacagaaaaattaagtgctAGATCGCCCTCTACTCCACTTTGTAGTGCTGCGTTTAATGGAGATTCaaagaatttcatttgctcCTCCGTTTATGGACAATGAGCTGAAGGAACAGGTACAGCACGTTAGCCTGGAATGCCTTCCCTCCCAACCAAAGTAAACTGGAGCTGTAACtaacacaagcagaaacaagGCTTCCAcgttttcagctgaataaagtTCCAACAAAATCATCCTCTGGGATTTGAAGCTTACTTCAAATTACATGCCAACAACTCTTTTCCCTGAAAGGTCTTGCCCAGTTCTTACGTCATAGTAAAGTGTGTACctataaaatttacagttaacGTCTTCACTTAGTTTGTCCAATTTTTGCATTATcgctcagctgtgtgctcatttATAAGTTGATGCATGTATACAAGCTGCTGCTCAAGTCCTACGTCTTGTTTGCAattctttgtttccttgttgCCAGCCTATTGTAAAGCGGATCCCTGCTGCTACTTgctctagaagaaaaggaatcatcGGTTTGGTTACCAAATACCCGCTTCTGGAAACCAGAAGTGTTTTGGTCTCTCTTCCCTTCGAATGACTCCACACCTCTCATCAGATAATGGATTGCTGACCTAGAATCAGAGAACATCCCAAGGTGGAAAGGGCTCACAATAATGagcgagtccaactcctggctccacacaggaccaccccaaaagcagagcctatgtctgagagcattgttcaaacacttctggacccccgtcaggctcggtgccatgaccattgccctgggcagctgtcccagtgcccgagcgccctctcagggcagcacctgaggcgcacggggctcggcggggcggcccgggaggggaggaggacggcGGGGCGAAGCGGCCGCTCCCTCAGAGCCGtctccccgccgcctcgcccgcaCGTCGGGGCTTTTTCGTGTCGGGGCTTTTTCGTGTTGCGCCCTCTGGCTCTCGCCGCGGGCGACATGCCGCTCCCCAGCGCGGACAGCTTGCGCGCGGGGcctgcccgcggcggcggcgggagggaaaCCCCAACCGCAAAGCCCTCCCGGCAGGGAGAGCTCGGGGTGAGGGCCGGTCCGGCACCGACAGTAAAGACACGCCGGAGGAAACGCTCTGCTTTTAGCCGTGAGCACCGCGGCCAGGTTGAAAAGGCGTCACGCTGGAGCTCCGAGTTGGGCGGCGTTCCGAGGCCGTTGTGGCAGTTGTGGAGATGGCCTCGGCTGAGGTGGcggctgctgtcgctgctgtcccctctgtccccgctgTTGCCGCTGTTCCCGGCGCCTGGagacccccggcagccccctgtgacaggacctgtggccccggggagcaggaccTGTGGCCCCCTGTGCCCGCCGCCTCGTCGGCCATCCCGGCAGCaatcctgccagcacagaataGCTCACTGGCTTTACGTGCGTTTCAGGGTAAAGTGACGATTAACTTCTATTTCCTGGCTTGggtgctgctttattctttaacggagcttcaggtttaaaggttaaactcagttctgtcaaggttaaactcagtttcGTGAATGGCATCTTGGACaaaatcttaagctgtgattgaCTCTCTGCTTAAGAGAGGCCAAACGTGTACCTACTGAGAAGCAGGTCATAGGTGATAAGCCCTCACAAATTAACTTGCTATCACAAAGTGACGCCcagaaaaagtgtattcaaAAGCTAGGCTCATTATAGAATCACAACAAAGCCATCATGACTGGTGCAGTAGACAGTGAGGTAGAGGGTGAgccctggaaagacagaagtaaagtaGCAGCGAAATGCAGGTACCTTTGTGCACACGAAGCAGAAAAGCGCAGGCAGTAAAGTAATAGTGCTCCATTACTAGCGTGAGcaacaattatatataaatcGCAACCATTATCTATTAGATAATAGGTAATAATTAATAGATAATTGCAAAGctccaaaaatgcaataaataactgattcccctcagagaatgtcatttgcatttttatattaaaaagactccagagttgtaatggattaaaatcctacgaaagtgaaagaaatggcatcagccactagttctgcagaagctaaaagtaatactgatagagttttgatggaaatttttcctttgtgtgtttagttttggggattccttttaaatcattcatacCAGAAATTTAGTTCTTAAAGGCCGTTTCTTTGAGATTAAGTGACAGGACTTCTactactcttttcttcttggaatgCTTCTTGGTATTCTTACGTCAGCCAGAACATTTGTCTCTGCCGCAGATGAGAACAATGACCATAGTTAACAAGCCCAAATCTTCAAAGTCTAAAAAGCCATCTTCAAGGCGGTCTGGCAAATCCAAGAAACTGAGTACTAAAAAACCGATGTCACGCACCGCAAACTGGGGCCGGATACCACCTGCAGAAGATTCAAGCCAAGTCTCTGTGGCCCAAGGATGTGGAGGTGCTATTTATTGTAGATCCTCTGAAAAATCTAAGCCTTTTGCCCAAAGAGATCTAAGTAAGTGTGCGCTTTATCCTgcctctgttttcttcaaaacaaaagtagaaagtGCAGTTCTTACTTGTTGCACTGATAGAGAACGGGACTACTGTGAATAAAGACTTCCAAAGCGATTCTCCTAAGGCAACTGAAGTGACTGacgttacagaaattaattttgatatatttacagTCGACAGAGAAATATGGGGAGCATTTTGTAATGCACAGATTCATCcatatcttttctgttttgcaaagaaaagtgtttgattgttgctattcacaggttccattattcacaggtttttgaatgctaagattgctcaggaaaagatctgatatttgtaggggtaccgtcattcctagttatttgtttttacattgtccttgcatttattaccatataatttcaagtctaagtttgtggttgaagttataataaggaaaaaagcatataataaggaaaaaattaaaatggttgactaaacttttttttcccaaaacgttGTGTTGACCAGCCAATTTGAATATGGCGGTATTAAAGGTGtctgcaataagtttttctgttttggattgtagctagttcctctaggtgctcccgcagaatagtatttttactatgcctatatatactttatatattcactatacctatatatacttaatacctttcttagaaacaaacaaacaaaatctctttttaaatataactttcttgcagttgttaatgATGGAATTGCTCcgccacaaaggattctttttccacctgagaagatacgtatggattggcaagaaacacaaagtgttggagttggcctgtacaatcttggcaacacgtgttttcttaatgctactctacagtgtttgacctacacccccccacttgccaattacatgctttctcttgagcacagccagtcatgtgagtactttctaacagtattttaaatctattgGATAGCTgtgaaggtgaaagaacagcagtgattctgtgagacaaacttacttgcctgattttacctgtagaagctggctttgagcattgtATTAGCAGCGGGCTCGGAATAGCATATGGAGTGCGTTTAATGCaccatgtgttttgtttgtttgtttgtttgtttgtttttttaaaaggatcttttcttgcttcatgggaataatgaagtgcattggacagtaatgcatttaatgaacatttggcatttgggctatttgggcttcctgctgctagaaaggcaataaaatttaggatgttggCATCATAGGTCTTTAGTCTGCACAGCCGAGGTTCCATAATGCACTACAATAAAGGGTCTGTTTGTTGttgaaccaattaaaaaaaaaaaaaaaaaaaaaaaaacctagaaagcaatatgagctgttatgaacacgactagatttttttgtgggactgaattaaaatctagactgattttgtcctaaataaaatgttgtactataaagtaaatgttgtactaaacctgtatgctttttaggctggtatctttgtatcgatacctagaaatttaactgttttcttcctgtatatagaaatcgtttcagttaagaatcctgttgaaaaaaggagggcagaagtactattacatacattactgtaatttttcctttctcccaaaggactcgtagctctgtatcatgaagctcacctgacagcactgtgctgaaaataacccacattctcttaatgctgtatcatcaacgtcaaatattctttcctcatacATTTTGCAACCTGTGGAGTTCACATTCCTGTCAGCCTTTACAAACGtgactttgcagtagtcttttagatttctcatcacaaaatgcacttgaatacaggcttaatggatatttttattctataaagttgtgtgaaatgaaatgttaggaGGCTGTTGGGACAAGGAGAGTGGATATTGTAtctatagtttaaatgttacttatatgtttgtttgtagttatgtctgtttcgctagactgggatgctttcttctttcactcttcaggtcgtgaacaagatttttgcatgatgtgcaCGATGGAGACTCACATTAACCAGGCCCTGCGTTGCACTGTTGATGCCATCGAGCCTACGCGTGTTATCAATAATCTCAGTCGTAAgtggcttcagatgtgtttctttttcagcatcttgtaatcttcaaataattatttgatgtgtataaatggttttaacactataaagaagagagattttagaaacaggagaattacttcatttttaaatgaggtaaatACTATCATCTTCTTATTTAGGAATAGGACAACATTTCCGTTTTGGCAGTCAAGAAGACGCACACGAGTTCTTGCGCTATACTGTTGATGCTGTGCAGGAAGTGTGCTTGAATGGAAGCACCAAGTaagcataaacaaattcacttttatacgtTCTCTAGCACCTTTTAGGcctttatttactatcaaaactgaaagtctaggtcatccttggttttcataaaactctttgaagagttaactgtgtgccttaaatcttctgaggtctgattataatttatttccagattggacagatcttctcaagctaccaccaccattcatcaaatatttggaggatttctaagatcaagaggtacttttaaaaatattcctgtccttagaactgatctgtgtcttttgtcAGTAGTAAAGCAGTCTGTAGTTTGTCTGAAGTAGTATCTATCGACAACTTGAATGTGGACAGTTAGTCTCCTTCACGTGttgttaagcatttatattttgcttccagtgaagtgcttgaattgcaaagcagtttcggaTACGTATGAGGCATTTCTTGATATCACTTTGGATGTAAAGGTAGGaggttttgtaaatataattcatgatgtttaagtacatgtataactttctaaattaaacttgtttaacttaaaaaaccaaaccacgtacaatgttaaaatataagagcttGGTGGTGGTTAGAAAGTGGATTGGACTTTGTCCTTCTGTGGAACCCCTGTAAATAGTCTCCACGTCTGCATTGGGTTTAAGGGGAAAGAATTTTATTGCTGCACAAAGTATAATACTGTCacacttctttgttgttctacctcaatatacatctaattgttagactgctggatttgttgccggtattgatgacaaagcacactat
Encoded proteins:
- the LOC136786779 gene encoding uncharacterized protein, whose product is MSESIVQTLLDPRQARCHDHCPGQLSQCPSALSGQHLRRTGLGGAAREGRRTAGRSGRSLRAVSPPPRPHVGAFSCRGFFVLRPLALAAGDMPLPSADSLRAGPARGGGGRETPTAKPSRQGELGVRAGPAPTVKTRRRKRSAFSREHRGQVEKASRWSSELGGVPRPLWQLWRWPRLRWRLLSLLSPLSPLLPLFPAPGDPRQPPVTGPVAPGSRTCGPLCPPPRRPSRQQSCQHRIAHWLYVRFRMRTMTIVNKPKSSKSKKPSSRRSGKSKKLSTKKPMSRTANWGRIPPAEDSSQVSVAQGCGGAIYCRSSEKSKPFAQRDLIVNDGIAPPQRILFPPEKIRMDWQETQSVGVGLYNLGNTCFLNATLQCLTYTPPLANYMLSLEHSQSCREQDFCMMCTMETHINQALRCTVDAIEPTRVINNLSRIGQHFRFGSQEDAHEFLRYTVDAVQEVCLNGSTK